One stretch of Aquimarina sp. Aq107 DNA includes these proteins:
- a CDS encoding cytochrome c biogenesis protein, protein MIKKNLFCAINLILLLVNNTYTQQLHHLQEHELIERQYIDITHAQKFTTIQVQDFQGRVKPIGTLSLELVRKIHGKNGFTYIDKNKTKKQLTPTQIFIGMNFKPDSWQLLEFIKIEKKAIHELKEIIQINTSGYTSASQFFDFQGNYKLESLVSSAYAKAPGKRSIFDKDIIKIDERINVLWGILNGQFLKIFPKKDDPSLKWYTPIEKEPSFNEGDLLFYSKITPTYFANLSIGIKTGNWTKANETVELIKNFQKKNGETIILEETKVKLEIWFNNNPIFLWCLIGYTCLGVLLILLSFIKVFKQKNNTLKKTISLTILLLFIIFLLQGSGIILRWYISGHAPWSNGYEASIFVAWIGMFSGFLFYKKSSFAPAAASILAICLIGIAHGSLMNPEITNLVPVLKSYWLLIHVAIITGSYGFLAMGSLLALISLLLMSINTFSFSNQEETTNTIKKLTNINQLTSTIGLYMLTIGTFLGGIWANESWGRYWGWDPKETWALISIIIYSFVLHIRIIIPKNYIYFYNVCSLFALGSLIMTFFGVNYYLSGLHSYAKGDPFPIPYWIYIITPLTCIISIIPLTKKAGYDFS, encoded by the coding sequence TTGATAAAAAAAAATCTTTTTTGCGCTATAAATCTCATACTATTATTAGTAAACAATACATATACACAACAATTACATCACCTACAAGAGCACGAATTAATTGAGAGACAATATATAGACATTACCCACGCTCAAAAGTTCACCACTATCCAAGTGCAAGATTTCCAGGGAAGAGTTAAACCAATAGGAACATTGTCATTAGAATTAGTTAGAAAAATTCATGGTAAAAACGGCTTCACATATATTGACAAAAACAAAACAAAAAAACAACTTACTCCTACACAAATATTCATAGGAATGAATTTTAAGCCTGATTCATGGCAATTGTTGGAGTTCATTAAAATTGAGAAAAAAGCAATTCATGAGTTAAAAGAAATCATCCAGATTAACACTTCTGGCTACACAAGTGCTTCCCAATTTTTTGATTTTCAAGGAAATTACAAACTCGAATCGCTTGTTAGCAGCGCATATGCTAAAGCCCCAGGAAAACGATCTATTTTTGATAAAGATATTATCAAAATTGATGAGCGTATTAACGTTTTATGGGGTATCCTTAATGGTCAATTCCTTAAAATTTTTCCAAAAAAAGATGATCCATCACTAAAATGGTATACACCCATAGAGAAAGAACCCAGTTTTAACGAGGGCGACTTACTTTTTTATTCAAAAATAACACCCACTTATTTTGCAAACCTTTCTATTGGAATCAAAACAGGCAATTGGACAAAAGCAAACGAGACTGTTGAACTAATCAAAAATTTTCAGAAAAAAAACGGAGAGACAATTATACTAGAGGAAACCAAAGTAAAGTTAGAAATATGGTTTAACAACAATCCTATATTTTTATGGTGCCTCATCGGATATACCTGTCTTGGTGTGTTATTAATATTACTGAGTTTTATAAAAGTTTTTAAGCAAAAAAATAATACTCTAAAGAAAACTATATCTCTTACAATTCTTTTACTATTTATCATTTTCTTGCTACAAGGGTCTGGAATTATATTACGATGGTATATATCAGGACACGCTCCATGGAGTAATGGATATGAAGCTAGCATATTTGTTGCTTGGATAGGGATGTTTTCTGGTTTTCTATTTTACAAAAAAAGCTCTTTTGCACCAGCTGCAGCATCAATATTAGCTATCTGTTTAATTGGTATTGCTCACGGAAGCTTAATGAATCCCGAAATTACTAATTTGGTACCGGTATTAAAATCGTATTGGCTATTAATTCATGTAGCAATCATAACAGGTAGTTATGGCTTTCTGGCTATGGGGTCACTTTTAGCATTAATCTCTTTATTACTTATGAGCATAAACACCTTTTCGTTTTCAAATCAAGAAGAGACAACTAATACCATAAAAAAGCTAACCAACATTAATCAGCTTACAAGTACTATTGGATTATACATGTTAACCATAGGTACTTTTCTTGGAGGCATCTGGGCAAATGAATCTTGGGGAAGATATTGGGGCTGGGATCCCAAAGAGACTTGGGCTTTAATTAGCATTATCATCTATTCGTTTGTACTTCATATCAGGATCATTATTCCAAAAAACTATATATATTTCTATAACGTATGTAGTCTTTTTGCATTAGGAAGCCTTATCATGACTTTTTTTGGTGTCAACTATTACTTATCAGGACTGCATTCCTACGCAAAAGGAGATCCTTTTCCCATACCTTATTGGATATACATAATAACTCCATTAACCTGTATTATCTCAATAATACCCTTAACAAAAAAAGCCGGCTATGACTTCTCATAA
- a CDS encoding cytochrome c biogenesis protein ResB — translation MAVATFIENDYGTETSKALIYNAKWFEILVLLIAFNFIGNIPKYNLFSWEKAPIFLFHIAFVIIILGSGITRYRGYEALMTIKEDSASDRMISIDSYLQLQASNGSITQNFSSTPIHMSEIGYNRISEHYNFNDKQIKIQLKNYIPRAHQILKDTSKGKTYLHIVIAENDERKDFYIKKGDRKTIYGISISFESNDKLTNDIFITKKNNTWLASFPKETDYFSMILNKASSYPKDSLVPLQFKALSQINNTPVVFNEISENKYLKITSKDKNPEIKNPESAIILSLESGSEKKEITLFGGPGYMNPFNTLFINDIHISLRFGSKPIQLPFSIFLKDFILERYPGSNSPSAFYSHLEIQEKHKMFNYTIFMNNVLNYKGYRFFQSAYLPDESGTILSVNRDYWGTLVTYLGYGLLALGMLLSLCWKNSHFGITLKILR, via the coding sequence ATGGCTGTTGCAACTTTTATAGAAAATGACTATGGAACTGAAACCTCTAAAGCCTTAATATACAATGCTAAATGGTTTGAAATTCTAGTATTATTAATTGCCTTTAACTTTATAGGAAACATCCCAAAATACAACCTCTTTAGTTGGGAAAAAGCACCAATTTTCTTATTCCACATAGCATTTGTAATTATAATTCTAGGCTCAGGAATAACAAGATATAGAGGCTACGAAGCATTAATGACCATAAAAGAGGATTCTGCAAGTGACAGAATGATCTCTATTGATAGCTATTTACAGCTTCAGGCAAGTAACGGCTCTATTACCCAAAACTTTTCTAGCACTCCTATTCACATGAGCGAAATTGGATATAACCGCATTAGCGAACATTACAATTTTAATGACAAACAAATAAAAATACAATTAAAAAACTATATCCCCAGAGCTCATCAAATATTAAAAGACACTAGCAAAGGAAAGACTTACTTACATATTGTTATTGCAGAAAATGATGAACGGAAAGATTTTTATATAAAAAAAGGGGACAGAAAAACCATATACGGAATCTCTATTTCTTTTGAAAGCAACGATAAGCTAACCAATGATATTTTCATAACCAAAAAAAACAACACTTGGCTTGCCTCATTCCCAAAAGAAACCGATTATTTTTCTATGATATTAAACAAGGCAAGCTCATATCCAAAAGACAGTTTAGTTCCTTTACAATTCAAAGCACTAAGTCAAATAAACAACACACCTGTTGTGTTTAATGAAATATCAGAAAACAAATACCTTAAAATAACCTCTAAAGACAAAAACCCTGAAATTAAAAATCCCGAAAGCGCAATCATATTATCACTAGAATCGGGATCAGAAAAAAAGGAAATTACCTTATTTGGAGGACCAGGATACATGAACCCTTTTAATACGTTATTCATCAACGACATTCATATAAGCTTACGATTCGGCTCTAAACCTATACAACTACCATTCTCTATTTTTTTAAAGGACTTTATTTTAGAACGTTATCCTGGATCTAATAGTCCTTCTGCATTTTACAGTCACTTAGAAATCCAAGAAAAACATAAAATGTTTAATTATACAATATTCATGAATAACGTTCTGAACTATAAAGGATATCGTTTTTTTCAATCTGCTTATTTACCTGATGAAAGCGGAACAATACTTTCTGTTAATAGGGATTATTGGGGGACATTAGTAACCTATTTAGGGTATGGACTACTAGCGCTAGGAATGCTATTGAGCTTATGCTGGAAAAATTCTCATTTTGGAATAACACTAAAAATACTACGTTGA